A window of Garra rufa chromosome 6, GarRuf1.0, whole genome shotgun sequence genomic DNA:
TTTTGATGAAGAGAATCATGTTTGACTGCAAAGTAGGAGAGCAGTTAATCACCTTGTTTTCCTTATAATATAGAAGtcatgagaaataaaaaaaaatgtgtttactgCTAGTATAATGCAAACAGGACCAAGAAAACTCCAGATGAAGCCTTTATCCATTTTAATCCAGCACCTGTTTAGAGAAacaaataatacaatataataactGAATGAATTCATCAATTTCACTTGCTGACTGATGAAATATTAGAGATTGTAATTGTGTGCATGATTTCTAATCAAATCAattcaacaacaacaactcaCTGTTCACTGCCGTAGCCTTCAGGAACCAGACCGACAGACACACAAACCACAACCAGCGCAACCAGATATCCAATCACACACAAGTATCCACTGCTAAGGAGCTCCTTCTTTCTGGAGCTGATCTTTGATAGGTTCCTCACACAGATGAAGAGCATCACAGCTTCGATGAACATCCACACAAAGCCGGAGAGAAAGAGGAAGTGCAGAAGGCCTGAGATCACGGCACACAACACCTGGAGACCATGAGAGACGGTTATGATGATTCTCAGTGAGGCTGTGCTGAGCTGTAGGGCTCCTTCATCATTCTCACCTGCTGAGGCCGTATGACGCTCAGGAACTGCTGTGTGAGCAGGAACAGAAGGTGAGCCAACAGAAGACTGATGCAGATGTTGATTCGAGCCACATTATTGACTCCAGGACTCCACTGACAAAGGACAAAGCTCAACAGGGCCAGAATGAAGAACACCAGCCCCACGATCACACACACCAAATTCAACAGATCCATCTGTGAGTCGCTCTGAGAATAAACATGTCAGAGTACATGAGTGACAAATCTGTGCTGTTCTTCAGTGTTGACTAGAAATGTTCTCGTACCTCTGGTGGGCGGTTGATTTGCATGATGAGAGCGAATGTTGACAGATGATCACAGGAACACACAGTGTAGCTGCTGTTGGTCTCTAAAACAGAACAACCATCTACAATCCACTCGCTGATATTCCAGTACACACAGGACAGAGAACCACTGGGATCAAACTCCTGCAAACAGAAGAATGAACATAAAGAAAATATCAGAACATTGAATATGAGATATTTTAAGATTAAGTTCATCAGTGCTCAGGTGACGAAAGCACATTTAGTCTCTCACTCTGATGTGTTTAAAGGTGAAGTTGACAGGTTTGGTGAGTTTAGTGTTGGTGGTTTTGGGAAGAGTAACTGAGATCACAGTGGACATCATGGTTTTATTCGTGTCTTTTGGTGTGTTGAAGAAGCCTGGCTTCAGTAGATCCTCCATCGTGTTGTAGCTCATGAAAGCCACAGCAGCTGATCCTGAGTGACAGAAACAGAAGCTTACATActatgtaaaaacaaaaataaatgtgctttagtTGTAATAATATGATATCTCTctgattaattttttattattatttttaacaaacTAAAACATTTGACATACTCTCAATGTTGTTCTTGGCGATCCCAATCAGATCAATGTCCACAGAAGTACTTGTTGTGTCAAGTCGAGGGATTTTCTCTAAGGTGACCTGTGGTCCAACCATGAAGACTTGGCCCtctgattaaataataataataatcaaataaactATTGAGTACTGTTGGGCTTTCATTTCTGATGTAGTTAAAACTCTTCAGAGACTTTAACCTCCAGAATGTCCTTAAAATCAAATGCTGTAATTTATTACCAGCATAAATTGCACcgttgacaaaataaaaaaataaataattaaaataaaaaaataatacaggcAAGTGTTTCCTGCTGTCTTATCTCTTAtctccaccttatttttcaatgtggaagtaagcctaaGAGTGAGACTTCAGGTTCATTAGctactatagggaaataacgaaaaGGATAACAAAGTGCATTAATGGTACAACTGTTTGCTTAAAAGTATGATAATCCATCAAAATAATGTGGTAAGACTCACCATTTTGCCCACTATTCGCCCTATGCCCACTCTTATGGGAAACACTATTAAATAGCTACAACCCACTACTGCTCTCCACACTAAATAAAATCACTGACATTATATATAATCAGAATTTCCTCTTTATTAATAATTGTGTTTCCACTTACCCACAGCAGCAAGAGCAAAACTGACTCTGTCACTACTGCCTGTCGGCTTCACCAATGTAGAAACGAGTTTCTCGTTGGCTTTTAACACACGGTTTCCATAGGAGGCTAGTTCAGATGAGTTTGCTGCAGATGACTCTACAATCTTTTCTGAAGTGTTCATGACCATATTCAAAATGTTTTCCACAGTCTAGTTTATAGATTACAAAAAATGCAGTTATTGTACATGCCTGCAACATCAATCATTAATGTAATCACACAGATATGATTATTGTATAATTTTATACTGTATGAGGACTTACATCCAGAGGAAGCACTTGAGCTGTGATGTTCTCTATCTGCTCAAAAAGATTTTGAAAACATCCTCCAGAGGTCTGACTCTGAAATCAGAATTGAGCTTTATACCATAAATAAACCAGACTCTGGGGTTTTAGTTAATAGCGAACAAAAGTAAGTGCACACATCCAGCAATAAATAGAAAATCACACTTATATTTTTCATATCTGCAACATTTTACTGCACTGCTCTTTGGACTATTATTGATAGAAGCTGAGTCTAACTCTAAAACTTTAATTTCAGAAACTCAACTTACAGTGCATCCTTCCTGTAGTGTAATATTTATACCTGCAATGACAAAAATCAACAGATGCAACCATGAGTGTGggaaataaacacattttttgtAGTTTCATTGTGATAAAACATGACTAATATGTCATTCATTCTCCGCACAGTCATGTCCAATCATATGGAAACATAAATTCTTAATATTCCTAAACATTTCATTTGCACACTGACGCTCAAGACATAATATCCAATATTCACGGTCTTTCACAGCCTTTTTTAAAGCAACACCATATAACTTTTTTATCCCTCTACAgcttggaagcggaattgtccattaccgctgtcgtaaataatttagcctaccgtcgcgtcacatgcacgatttttgtttggaggctatccaggaccggctttggaaataatgatgtccagtgacaaggtagattATGTTGCATGAATTTACgaaagtatgaaaacgaaataaaacataataatgacattgtttgctatttatttttgccgtaaagcaagtcacatttgtagtctcatttgaactacaaaaccgctactggacgacccaaacttacatagtgctgttatggccgataaaaggtcgcaaagcgaatgcggaagtgccgtttcaccgttatgagttgatgaaccactgacacgagttcggaaacattaatTTAAGGTAAAATAAACctctttggtgttgctttaaagCTTGAAGTAGGTCACCATTCACTGCCTTTTAATGCTGCTTACATCTAAAAGTTTGGGTGAATAGTGAAGAACATTTTACACCCCTCATCTTTATCTagagacacaaacacactcaAACTCAATTCTTCAGATCCACAAGCATTTAGTCAAAACACAGTCAACAGAGGAAACAATAGACTACATTACCAGCTGAGCTTGTCTCTGGTGCGACTGTTGAAAAAGTGGCAATGATATTAGTAacaactgaaactgaaaaaactGAACTGAAACAAACAATGACTGATAAATATCAATGAACAAGGACAGAAATAATACAAAAGACTCATGTAATTATAATTACCTGCACAGTATGCTGCTTGGTAGATAGTTGGAGTAACCAGCTCATAGACATAATAATTGCCTGGGCAGGCTTTGACTTTAATGGGGTAAGACCCGTAATAGCAGCAGTAATTGTCCCAGTGACCGCAGACATCTCGAGTGACGACTCCATCCTCAATTGTAGGGTGTCCTCCACGAATCCACAGTGGGTAAAGAGCGCCACAACTATAGACTTCAACACACTTGTCTTGGATCCGAGTGCTCACACCATTAATGAAGAGACGATACCAGCCGCTCCAGGTGATACATCTGTCACACTTGGTCAAGGGATTTGATGGCTGACTGCTGTTGGCTCTCCACTGATCGTCCAGCACAGTGTAGTTGTAGCAGGGGTCAACAGAGGGATAAACTGGAATGAAAATATATATGAATTCAAATGCTGCATAATTTGGTGCTAGTatggcccagtttcacagacagggcttagactaaggaTTAGACCCTAGTTCAGTTAAGACATTTAAGTGATTTTtgataaacatgcttagaaaaaaaataatggtgtgcatcttgagacaaaacaaaggcactgatttattttaagatcagtcagtgctatttctttcagttgaaacagctcagatttacattttagtctaggaatAGGCtgaagccttgtctgtgaaaccaggggtgtGTGTAACGTTGGAGACTTCTTTATGCCAGTAAAAGGAGAAGGTGttcaggtacactcttaaaaataaagatgcttcatgatgccatagaagaaccctttttgtctaaatggttccttaaacatctgaagaacctttctgtttcacaaaaggttctttgcggtGAAACATCGGTTTGATTTTCTAATTTATCAACACAAAAGGAATTTGAGCTGAATACTGACACTTTTGGCTAGCTTGCTTCCTTGACTCATATTTGATTCACTTGACAAGCAAACCCTAGAATACAGATCATCACACCAGGCCACAAAATAGACCAATAGTGTGTTACATTACCAGTTGAGATGGTTGCTGGTGTGACGGCTGTAGAGCTGGTGTTGATGCTGCTAACATCTGAAAGTGTGGATGAATAGTGATGAATGAACAGAGACACACATTGAATGTGTAGAAAAGGTCTAATGTGAATATAATCACCTGCACAGTATGCTGAATCACAGCGAGTTGGTTTAACCAGCTCATAGACATAATAATTGCCTGGACAGGCTTTGACTTTAATGGGAAAAGACCTAGTATAGCAGCAGAAATCGCTCCATTGAGCGCAGGCCTCTCGAGTGACGACTCCATCCTCAACTGTTGGGTGTCCACCAGGTATTGACAGTGCGGCATAAGTGCCACAATGATTCTGTGTAACACATGTCTCTGGGATATGAGCACTCACACTGTTCATGAAGAGACGATACCAGCCGCTCCAGGTCACTGACCTGTCACACTTTGCTGGAACTCTAGGTATACTAGTAAAGGCTCTCCATGGTTCGTCCAGCACAGTGTAGTTGTAGCAGGGGTCAGACAGATTTGCTGTTatggggaaaaaaatacatttctttttatttagcaTTAACATAACTTAGCAGTTGTTCACATACATTATCTTTCAAAAATACAGACAGTATTACTGGAGTCAACAAAAATGTTGATTTACAGTTTTACATTTACAGTTAAAACATTACAGCACACTACATTACCAGCTGTGGTTGTCTCTTGTGAGACAGTTATACAGGCCAAGACATCTGAAAAAAAGATAACGATACAAAACATATATCAACATTAGAAAggaagtaactttccccaacactgttcgtgtcacatatttgcatttttaaaaaagcaaCAAACAAAACTCACAGTTTATACTTACACAGCAGAACAGAGATCAGTGCTCTTATGAAACCTGTAATTAAATATGAAGAAATAAAATCCTACATTCATCGTCTGACCAAAAATTTTCTTAATGTTTTTGGTTTAGTGTTACCCAACTATTACATGCTATTCATTACAATCAATACAATCAGTctgctaaataaatacatacatacttaCCAGCCTGAAAGGAAGCCATTGACAGTTTTGACAGGTGGGTGTATTTATCTTCATCCAAATGCCAAATGTTCAGAgagagactaaaaaaaaaaaaaaaatctgctgtttaCTTCTGTATCTTTTTCTTCAATTCCACtgcatttataaattaaaattttaaaaatgaatcatTTATTGTCAAAGCATAATTAAATACATAATGAAACGATTCTCGTATAGATATTACCACTGCTGGGAGTAATGCATCACAAGTAAAACTAGTTACGTAGTTACAAGTTACGTAATCAGGtatattttaatgaatataaGTGAATATTAACCACATTGCTTTTTAAGCTTACAATGAAATATCCGAGTTTagagtaattaataaaaaattatatatcctTAAAAATGTTAAAGGATTTATAGTGAGTCCGGACCTAATCAAAGCCCAAATTGCTCAGCTGTAACTACAAATCACAGACATAATCAcacatcacactgcaaaaaaaaaaaaaagcttatctcACTTAGTATTTTTGGCTAGTTTCtagtctgccaatggggtatgtaaaatactcttgtttcaTGAATATTTTCCTAAAATACTCTAGGGGggaaactaaattaagtgcatttagctaaaacaagattaaatatcatatgtcattttgcttatctagtaaatgcatcttaatttaagcatttttatttattttgactagaaacaagataaaCATTTTTTATCTTATCAGTGTTTGATTTACAGAGACTGTTCATCATCATAAGCAGAAAGATCTTACCTGATGTGAGCTGATATACAGCGATCCTCACCGACACAACTGACtgcttaaatattaaaatatctcTGTGTTTTCAGATATTTATAGACAAGTTACCAGACCATCATTCTGATAAGGAAATACAAGCTGTAGTCCACCGTTTCCTcctcaaattcaaattcaaaaacaaaTGGATGCATGTAAAACTCCCATTTGCAATTCCTTGTCAGTGCATTTTTATATAAACTTTACTTTTGCTATCTAGCTGGAATATTATACTTGAATATCTAATATTTTCACCTTCATTTGCCGTAGCTAACTCCCTGGTTTGATCAGATTTACCCCAAGAAATCCAATATTGACcattacttttttgttttcttcttAGTTGTCATTACTAATCCCATTTATTCTTCTTCAGTaagatgcatttttttaattaataaattgtttagttcttcattaattatacattaacttgtgattatctgtgcattaattaaacataaattaatgcaCATTTGTTCacacttattgtaaagtgttaccgatattcTTATAAACGTGTTTCGTACAGAGCTTTTAgtcttttgtataaaaaaaagaaaaattatttttattgtattgtatttattctgTTATACATAGATTTTGTACTTGCATATTGTATATTTAGATTATTGTACTGCATTTATATTATCTTCATaacaaaagcataaaaaatataacttgacctgaatgaaactgaaatacagttatttatgtgctaaaacctAATACAAACCATTGGACAATGAAGACTTATTCTGA
This region includes:
- the LOC141336347 gene encoding adhesion G protein-coupled receptor E1-like, producing the protein MTDLRKLRQKMCEAQLSFESVTEKWQQNQQKVKGQITSVIDTPGLSTNEQIMELVEQFKEDYHVLNNRDEEKRSLTTKLIEKTDSTVEENREQHYMYKEAQRGRLEVEEKLGLEEPLSLTQKATLFGAANLSDPCYNYTVLDEPWRAFTSIPRVPAKCDRSVTWSGWYRLFMNSVSAHIPETCVTQNHCGTYAALSIPGGHPTVEDGVVTREACAQWSDFCCYTRSFPIKVKACPGNYYVYELVKPTRCDSAYCADVSSINTSSTAVTPATISTVYPSVDPCYNYTVLDDQWRANSSQPSNPLTKCDRCITWSGWYRLFINGVSTRIQDKCVEVYSCGALYPLWIRGGHPTIEDGVVTRDVCGHWDNYCCYYGSYPIKVKACPGNYYVYELVTPTIYQAAYCAGINITLQEGCTSQTSGGCFQNLFEQIENITAQVLPLDTVENILNMVMNTSEKIVESSAANSSELASYGNRVLKANEKLVSTLVKPTGSSDRVSFALAAVEGQVFMVGPQVTLEKIPRLDTTSTSVDIDLIGIAKNNIERSAAVAFMSYNTMEDLLKPGFFNTPKDTNKTMMSTVISVTLPKTTNTKLTKPVNFTFKHIREFDPSGSLSCVYWNISEWIVDGCSVLETNSSYTVCSCDHLSTFALIMQINRPPESDSQMDLLNLVCVIVGLVFFILALLSFVLCQWSPGVNNVARINICISLLLAHLLFLLTQQFLSVIRPQQVLCAVISGLLHFLFLSGFVWMFIEAVMLFICVRNLSKISSRKKELLSSGYLCVIGYLVALVVVCVSVGLVPEGYGSEQCWIKMDKGFIWSFLGPVCIILASNMILFIKIVISLSSALKNLNAEVSQMKQTKILVFKTLAQFVVLGCSWILGFFTNDSKVLEILFLILNSQQGTFIFLIYCVLNNEVRQQYRKFFRCLCCVKKP